The sequence below is a genomic window from Gemmatimonadaceae bacterium.
ACTTCTGCATCTGGCAAGACAAATCGGTGCCGGACATCGTCAAAGCGGTGTGCGGCGAGCAGGGATTCTCCGATCTCGTTCCTCGTCTCACGAAGCCGCACAAGCCTCACGAGTATCGGGTGCAGTACGGCGAGTCGCACCTCGACTTCATCGCTCGCTTGATGGAGGAGGAGGGGATCTTCTGGTTTGCCGAGCACGAAGGTGAGAAGTGCAACATGGTGATGGCCGACGACAACAGCGTCGCGAAGACACCGCTCAAGCTGCGCCTGTCGGGGATCGCGCACGATACTGAAGAGGAGGACGTCCTCCAGTGGTTCAACGTGAGCCAGGACGTGCGTCCGGGAAAGTACACGCACATCGATTACAACTTCGAAACGCCATCGACACAGCTCAAGGGCCAGCACAGCGGCAAGCACGCGTCGGAGGTCGTGGAGTTTCCCGGCGGCTTCGACAAGCGCGACGACGCCGATCCCTTGGCGGCCCTGCGATACCAGGAGATCGTCGCCGAGCAGGTGGAGGCCGAGGGTGCGGGTCGTTGTCGTGCACTCAAGGCAGGCGGCAAGATCGAGCTCGCGAAGCATCCGAACAAGGCGCTCAACGCAGCCTACTTCGTCACGAGCGTGAAGCAGTCGGCGAAGCTCGGCGACTTTCGCACCGGAGGCGATTCGGGTCTCGCGTTCATGAGCAGCTTCTCGGCGATTCCCTTCGATACGCCGTATCGGCCGGACCGCACGGCGAAGGCGCCGCGCGCGTACGGTTACGAGTCAGCGGTCGTCGTGGGGCCGGCGGGCGAGGAGATCTTCACCGACAAGTATGGTCGAGTGAAGGTGCAGTTCTTCTGGGATCGTCGCGGCAAGAAGGACGACAAGAGCTCGTGCTGGGTGCGCGTGTCGACGGTGTGGGCAGGAAAGGGGTGGGGTGTGATCAGCACGCCGCGGATCGGTCAGGAAGTGCTCATCGCGTACGTGAATGGGGATCCCGAGGATCCGATCATCGTTGGGCGCGTGTACAACGCCGAGCAGATGCCGCCGTATGCGTTACCGGCGAACAAGACGCAGAGCGGGATGAAGACGCGCAGCACGCTGTCGGGTTCGCCGGACAACTTCAACGAGATTCGGTTCGAGGACAAAAAAGGTAGTGAGGAACTTTATATCCACGCGGAGAAGGACAAGAAGATCGTTGTGGAAAATGATCGCGCATCATCGGTCGGACATGATAACACTGAGAAGGTCGGTCACGACGAGACGATCACAGTTGACAATGATCAATCCCTCGGCGTGAAGGGAAATCAGTCAATCAGCGTCGGGAAGGATCAGACGGTGACGGTGAGTCATGATCGGACAAAAGCGGTACGCAACAACGAAACGACAAGCGTTGATAAGAATCGCTCGGAGACTGTTGGGGAGAACGAGACTGTGAGCGTCGGGAAAAATCGATCGCACACGGTGAGTGAAGGCGACACTCTCGACGTTGGTAAGGACCGAAATGTGACGGTGGCGAAGAATGAAACGATCTCGGTTGGCGAGGACCGCTCGACGACAGTTGGGAAGAACGACTCTCTCGAGGTATCAAAGAAGCTCGAGATTACCGCAGGCGACGAGATCACCATCACCACGGGCGATGCCTCAATCACAATGAAAAAAAACGGAGAGATCCAGATCAAAGGCAAGGACATCACGATCGAGGGTTCGGGTAAAATCAACGTGAAGGCTTCTTCTGATCTAGTGCTGAAAGGAAGCAAGGTCGCCGCAAACTGAGTTCGCGATGCTTCAGATCAATAACGTGACGCCCTTCAAAACCCAGTTAATGCTATTCGCGAACCGCGAGGGCATCGACACTGTGTACGCGATCATCAAGGGCACATTCACCTACCACGACGGAGTGAGGCTCTCGCCTGAGCAGGTGCCGATCGTCGTGGAGGACAAACATCACGGTGACCCGGCAACGAGTAGTATTCGGACGCCCTCTGATGTTTCACTCGAGAAGCCCGCGACAGACGTGGTACTCGTTGGGAGCGCCTGGGCGCCTAACGGTGATCCAGCGTGGCAGTCCGACGCGTCAGTATCCGTCGCATCGGTGACGCGAACTGTTCGTGTGTCTGCCGATCGCGTGTGGGAGTCAGGAGTTGCCGGCACGACGGCAAGTTGGATTGCACCCTTCGTGCGCATGCCACTGGTGTGGGAGCGTGCATACGGCGGCAGCGACATCGGTGAGAAGGGACTTGTCGCGGACTGGCGCAACCCAGTGGGCGTTGGATTCCGTGCCAAAGGTAGCTCGAAATCAACCACGGGCTCCCCAATTGCGAACATCGAGGATCCTGGGACGCTCATCTCTTCTGCAACGCAGACGCCGTCGCCGGCAGGGTTTGGTCCTGTTCCCGCGCACTGGCTGCCGCGCCGAAAATACGCAGGTACATATGACGAGCAGTGGGAGCGCGATCGCGCCCCCTACCTGCCGGACGACTTCGACCCCCGTTTTTGCCAAATCGCGCCGCTCGGACTCGTTATGCCAGGAATGCTTCAGGGCGGAGAGATCGTTGAACTTCGCGGGGTGACGCCATCGGGATTCGCGCGGTTCGCTTTACCAAGTATAAGCATTGAGGCGCAGTATCATCTCCCGAACAAGACCGAGACGCGTCCGGCATCAATGGATACCGTCATCATCGAGCCCGATAATGCCCGGCTCGTCCTCGTTTGGCGTACCGCGCTACCCTGTGATAAGCAAGCGCTCAAGGTGCGTGAAGTGGAAATTAATGCCGGTGGCGACGCGGTGGTGGCCGTATGAGTGCCGATTCGGTTGTAATCGTCGGTCTTGGAATGATGACTTCGGTCGGCGTTTCAGCGCGGGAGACCGCCGCGTCAGTGCGCGCCGCAACGGCCCGATTTATAGCCATTCCTGCACGCGATAAGCAATTCCGACCATTCACGATCGCGGAAGTACCTAACGATGCACTGCCGCCGCTTGCTGGGTCGTTGCACGATGTCAACTCGCTTTCCGATCGTGAACGGCGCCTGCTTAGGCTCGCGACGCCTCCTCTGAGGGAATGTTTCGGACCTTTGACCGCCTTGCCGGTCACGCTCGCGCTGTGTCTGGCGCTCCCAGAACAGGAGACGATGCGTCGAATCGATTCCGCAGCATTTCTCTCTCATCTTGCGAATCAGACGGGGGTGCCTTTCGACCCCGCGAAGAGCGACGCGCAGCATGTCGGACGTGCCGGCGGGTTGCTAGCTATCGGTCAAGCCATTTTGACAATTCAAGCCGGACTCGCTGACTTTATCATCGCCGGCGGTGTCGACAGCTATCGCGACCTGTTCGTCCTCGGCACGCTCGACAAAGAGCGGCGCGTGAAGTCCGAATCAAACCTCGATGGATTCATCCCGGGCGAAGCCGCGGGCTTTCTACTGCTCGCCAGCGCTCGCGCCGCAGCTGCTCAGCGCCTACCTGTGTTAGCGCGCGTCACCCCTATCGTCACGGGATTCGAACCCGGTCACCTCTATAGTTCTGAATTGTATCGAGGGGATGGGCTGGCGATGACCTTTCAACACCTAGTCGCGCGTGGTGAGGTCGATGCGCCCATCGCTGAGGTTTATTCGTCGATGACCGGCGAGAGCCACTGGGTGAAGGAATGGGGCGTAGCATTTATGCGGACCCGCGGCGCTTTTCGTGAAGGACATGGCATGCACCATCCGGCTGACTGCTTCGGTGAGACTGGCGCCGCCAGTGGGCCGCTGATGGTCGGTCTCGCCGCGTTAGGCATAAATGAGCGTTATCGGCGCAGCCCTGCCCTGGCGTACGGATCATCGGATCGCGGCGCTCGCGCCGCAATGGTCATTACAGCGTAGGAGAGCCCATGGGTCAAACCACATTCTGCAACATGCGGGGGATCGCGCACAAAGGCAGCGGAGGGATGAGCATCGCATTTCCCGATGTCTGTAAGACGCCGGCACCTCCTGCTCCGCCAATCCCGATTCCCTACCCAAACATCGGGCAGGCATCGGACACATCCCAGGGCCCGAGCAGCGTGACGACAGACGGGCAGATGCCAATGGTTAAAGGTGCTAAGTATTCTCGCTCGTCAGGCGACGAAGCGGGGACGCTCGGCGGAGTTGCGTCAAACGTGAACATGAGCGAATGCGAGTTTATGCTGTACTCATTCGATGTAAAATTCGAAGGCAATAACGTCTGTCGAATGGGCGATTCGCTGTTTCACAATAAGAAGAACATTGTTGCCTGATTTGCTGTCGCACGCATTAGCCGCGTTGCGAAACATTGGAGTCTTAGGAGGTCTCAAAATGCCCGAGCTCGGTGAGATAATCACCGCTCCGTCCTTGGACGCCGAATTAGAACACAGGTGCCCTTTCACGAACGCGCCGAAGGGCGGCAATCCGAAGAAAGGCGAAGATATCGCGAATGACGACCAGGAAGGATTGCCGGAGAACGACGGCGGCATACTGGGTAAGAACCTTGAAGGTGCGAAGCCAGGCGATGGGACGGAGGGTCCATTTGAGCCAACGAAGTTTCTCGTTAGGGAAGTGCCTAACGACTCCAAGCACGGCGTTAGAACTGCGATTCGCTTGGATGAGTTCAAGGACGCCGTAGCTGGGGATTTTCCTTTTACCGTCGCCGCGCATCACCTCATACCGGGTAATGCATCGTTGTACAAGGATGAGGTAAAGCTCATCAACTACATGGAAGATGGTAGGACAGTGGAAACGGCGGCCGGAAAGAGCTACAAGATCGAGGGCCACATCGGTTATGACGTTAACGGATCACATAACGGAGTCTGGTTACCAGGAAATTACGCGATCAAAGCGGCCCGTCCCGAGAGAAAAAGGAAGGACGGCGCCGTAATTCCGGCGCAAGAAGGGACTACGCCGATCGAAGGCAAGCCCTGGTCGCAACTGTACGAAGAGTGGCAGTACCAATACGTTGCTGGAACGTGCAAGGCAGGCAAAGGGCAGTTCCACGATTCGCACGAAGACCCTTATAGCGCGAGCGTTCGGAAAAATCTCATCAAAGTCGTCACTGCTCTAAGCACGCATCTTGATGGGCCTTGCGAGGATTGCGCAAAGAAGGAGAAAGTGCTGCCGCCGCCGCACCGCATCAAGCAACGGCTTTATGCTTTGTCGCGCACCCTCAGGGGCTTCGTTACGGGTCCGCCGCAAGCGTGGATTGCACCGTGGTTCACTTCTCAGAGATGGAAAGCGAAGTACTTCCAGGATGGCGAGATTACAGAGGGCTTTGTCAAAGCCTACAACGAATCGAAGGTTATTGACCTATGATTGCGGAATAACGATTTAATTCGTCGCCAACGGAGTCAGGAATCGCAATGCCATTTTTCGTCATGACGTGTGATGGTGAATATCCAAGCGCCGCGCTCGGGAAAGGGCCTCCGATGAACCAGGCACCCTGGTTCCATGGAGGTCGCATAGCAGGGGATTTTCCGATTCCGGTTGTTTACGCGCTAGACCCAGCGCGCCCAGGAACCCCAAAGGCGATGTATGACGACACCGCCTATCCACTGATGCGCGATGACTTGGTAGATGCGCTCAAGGCAGTGGGGGTGGACAATCTTCAATTGTTTCCAGCCACACTAACGGATCCAGCAACGAACAAGGAACATAACAATTACAAGGCCTTCAACATCGTTGGCGTCGTGGCCGCTGCTGACATGGCACGGTCGGTTCGAATGCCGACCACAGACTCTACCATGATCGATGTGGATTTCCAAAGTCTTGCAATTGATGAGAGCAAGGCAATGCCCTTTCGACTCTTTCGGTTGGCAGAAAGTGTCAGCGCGATCATCGTTGATGATATCGTGAAAGGTGAAGTTAGGCGTCGCAACATCCCGGGGATGGAATTTTACAAGCCTGAAAAGTGGTCAGGTTGAGAATGCGCGAACACCCCAAAGATGGAGTTTTCTTATGATGGAAGATTCACTTCTGTCTGCGTGGAGCGTTAGCGAGCGGCGGCTTACCCGCGGTATAGTCGTCGAGGCGCGAACCGATGGGAGGTTCGAAATTCAGCTCGGAGACGGTGATCGCAGCTCTTTGCTGCTTGCCGACCAATTAGTTGCTTCAGAAAATCCAATACTGCTCCGTGTTGGAGATCCAGTCCTCTGCTGGGTCGAAGACGAAGGCGACGCGCAGGCGCTCATTCTCGGGCGAGTGGGTGCGCCCCCTCTGGAATCGGCCGCTCAGCAAATTGATCGTTCTTCCGCTAACTCCACTCCCCAGACGGTTCCGCCGGATGCGCTAGTCCTCGAGGCAAAGCACTCCCTGACCCTTCGCGTCGGCGACGGGAGCATAACGATCCGTGAAGACGGCAAGATCCTCATCAAAGGCAAAGACCTCGTCTCCCACGCCCAACGCATGAACCGCATCAAAGGCGGCGCCGTCTCGATCAATTGACCGTTCCACCTAACGATATGCTCACCTTCATCCCCGATATCGCGGAGGAACACTTCGAGGAGCTCCAGTTCCTCTGGTCGCAGCGCCGTAACGCGCTGCGCTCGGCCGCATACACCATGCGCGAGATAGGGATGCTCGATGAGCGCATTGAAGCGCACACGCAAGGACTGCTCGTCCTCGGTGACCACCTGCTCGAGTTCGTCGGCAAGGCGCTCGACGGCGACGACGCCATGCCCGCCTTCGCAGCCGCATACGCGCTACTGCGGTTAGGCACACCTGATGCCATTGCGCGCGTGCGCGACGCATTCGCTGGCGCCGAGGGGAAGCGACTGCAGGGCATCGGCGAAGCGTTGGCGCACGGTCCCGCGCAACCGCTCATTCCACTCCTCCAGTCGCTCTTCATTTCGGCCCCGCCACCAGTCGCCGTCGTCGCTGGCGAAGCGCTGGCGTTTCATCGCGCGTTGAACGTCACACCGGAGCAACTCGTACCGCTCCTGCGCGACGAGCACCCTGCCGTTAGGCAGGCCGCCTGGCGCATCGTGACGAACACTGGCCTCGCTGTCGGGGCCACCGCCTACGACGCGGGCATGAGCGACGACGACCCCAATGTGCAGCGAACGGCCCTCGTTGCCGCCGCGTGGAATGGCCATCAGGGCTGGCTCTCGCACTGCTATCGGATCGCCAAGCAGCCCAACCCCGATGGTGTCGATCTCATCGCCATGCTCGCGGCCGCAATGCCGCCGCACGAGTACAAGGCGGTCACCGCCTTTGTGTCGACGACGGCATTCGGGCCGGGTCGCTATCGCATCGCTGCCGCCTTCGCGCATCCGGTGATGATCGAGTTTCTCCTCGGCGAGATGGAGAATCCCGATCCCGCTACCGCAGCCGGAGCCGGCGCGGCGTTCAGCAAGATGCTCGGCGTCGCGATCGAATCAGGAAAACGCGCGACGGTACCGCTACCGAACGGCGGCGAGCCGGACGAGTTCGAGGCCGAGTTCCTCGACGAGGTGCAGCTCCCCGATGTGCCGAAGGCGCGACAGCATTGGGAGAAGGTCAAGCCGCAGCTCGCCCAGGCGTCTCGTGTCGCTCATGGCGTCGACGTTAGTGCCGGCATCACCCGCGAGACCTTCGGCCTCCTGGACATGGAGTCACGCCGTGAGCTCTGTCTGCGCGCCCGCCTTACGTCTGGGTGGACGGGTACACCGCTAATGCTCGAGGAATTTCCTCTTCGGGCGTAGCGGTTGAGGGCAGAGTGTCGCGGGCAGAGGGTACGCAGTCACCCTCTACTCGCAACCCTCTACCCTCTGCCCTCTAGAACCACGGCTCGTCCGCCGACGGTCCGTAGATCGACGGCACCTTCCCACCAGCCATGCGTAAGTAAACAGTCATCTGACCACGGTGATGGATCTGGTCGGAGAGAATGAAGTACAGGAAATCCATCTTCGGCACGTCACCAATCGCCCCCGGCCCCGTGAAGAACTTCACGGTTCCGAACACGTCGTCGTCGCGCGCCGACTCGAGCGCGTCGATGACGCCGGCGTGATTCTGCTTGAACGCCGCAACAACGTCGTTCCAGGAATCCGGCGCCTTCGGCAATCCGCCACCGACGTTGAGTGAGTTCGTAAGTGCCTTGAGGATCAACGCCTCCTCGACTGCGAACGTCCAGGCGAGGTCACGCGCGGCCTTCGATCGCGGATGGGGCTTGAACTCCGATTGATCGGCCGGATAAGCCTCGACGACTTTGCGCGTCGTCTCGTGCTCCTTCTTCAGAACATCGAGGAATTGCTGCCTCTGGCTCGGAATCGCCGTCGAGCCAACTGGTGGTGTCGCAGTAGGAGCAGTCATCGAGGCCTCTTCATGGTTGAAGGTTGAACTGGCTCGCTGAACCTCTGAGTTATCCATAGCACGGACACTCGTCAACATGCCGGCGTCGCCGCGTCCTCATCGAGTCATGATCGTGACGAGATTGTCGAGACACGCATTCCACCCGTGCTCGTGACGCCCGCGGC
It includes:
- the tssI gene encoding type VI secretion system tip protein TssI/VgrG, which produces MPTQLEATSSLTYTQKGRAISVKTTLGPDALLLESIEGEEEIAGGFKYRLGLLAKDPAIGAAKLIRTPMTVTIHLSDGSDRVITGLVSRFVQLDQAEGLTVYEAEIRPWFWFLSLTSDFCIWQDKSVPDIVKAVCGEQGFSDLVPRLTKPHKPHEYRVQYGESHLDFIARLMEEEGIFWFAEHEGEKCNMVMADDNSVAKTPLKLRLSGIAHDTEEEDVLQWFNVSQDVRPGKYTHIDYNFETPSTQLKGQHSGKHASEVVEFPGGFDKRDDADPLAALRYQEIVAEQVEAEGAGRCRALKAGGKIELAKHPNKALNAAYFVTSVKQSAKLGDFRTGGDSGLAFMSSFSAIPFDTPYRPDRTAKAPRAYGYESAVVVGPAGEEIFTDKYGRVKVQFFWDRRGKKDDKSSCWVRVSTVWAGKGWGVISTPRIGQEVLIAYVNGDPEDPIIVGRVYNAEQMPPYALPANKTQSGMKTRSTLSGSPDNFNEIRFEDKKGSEELYIHAEKDKKIVVENDRASSVGHDNTEKVGHDETITVDNDQSLGVKGNQSISVGKDQTVTVSHDRTKAVRNNETTSVDKNRSETVGENETVSVGKNRSHTVSEGDTLDVGKDRNVTVAKNETISVGEDRSTTVGKNDSLEVSKKLEITAGDEITITTGDASITMKKNGEIQIKGKDITIEGSGKINVKASSDLVLKGSKVAAN
- a CDS encoding DUF2169 domain-containing protein, with the protein product MLQINNVTPFKTQLMLFANREGIDTVYAIIKGTFTYHDGVRLSPEQVPIVVEDKHHGDPATSSIRTPSDVSLEKPATDVVLVGSAWAPNGDPAWQSDASVSVASVTRTVRVSADRVWESGVAGTTASWIAPFVRMPLVWERAYGGSDIGEKGLVADWRNPVGVGFRAKGSSKSTTGSPIANIEDPGTLISSATQTPSPAGFGPVPAHWLPRRKYAGTYDEQWERDRAPYLPDDFDPRFCQIAPLGLVMPGMLQGGEIVELRGVTPSGFARFALPSISIEAQYHLPNKTETRPASMDTVIIEPDNARLVLVWRTALPCDKQALKVREVEINAGGDAVVAV
- a CDS encoding beta-ketoacyl synthase N-terminal-like domain-containing protein, coding for MSADSVVIVGLGMMTSVGVSARETAASVRAATARFIAIPARDKQFRPFTIAEVPNDALPPLAGSLHDVNSLSDRERRLLRLATPPLRECFGPLTALPVTLALCLALPEQETMRRIDSAAFLSHLANQTGVPFDPAKSDAQHVGRAGGLLAIGQAILTIQAGLADFIIAGGVDSYRDLFVLGTLDKERRVKSESNLDGFIPGEAAGFLLLASARAAAAQRLPVLARVTPIVTGFEPGHLYSSELYRGDGLAMTFQHLVARGEVDAPIAEVYSSMTGESHWVKEWGVAFMRTRGAFREGHGMHHPADCFGETGAASGPLMVGLAALGINERYRRSPALAYGSSDRGARAAMVITA
- a CDS encoding DUF4150 domain-containing protein; protein product: MGQTTFCNMRGIAHKGSGGMSIAFPDVCKTPAPPAPPIPIPYPNIGQASDTSQGPSSVTTDGQMPMVKGAKYSRSSGDEAGTLGGVASNVNMSECEFMLYSFDVKFEGNNVCRMGDSLFHNKKNIVA
- a CDS encoding DUF1629 domain-containing protein, producing MPFFVMTCDGEYPSAALGKGPPMNQAPWFHGGRIAGDFPIPVVYALDPARPGTPKAMYDDTAYPLMRDDLVDALKAVGVDNLQLFPATLTDPATNKEHNNYKAFNIVGVVAAADMARSVRMPTTDSTMIDVDFQSLAIDESKAMPFRLFRLAESVSAIIVDDIVKGEVRRRNIPGMEFYKPEKWSG
- a CDS encoding DinB family protein, whose amino-acid sequence is MTAPTATPPVGSTAIPSQRQQFLDVLKKEHETTRKVVEAYPADQSEFKPHPRSKAARDLAWTFAVEEALILKALTNSLNVGGGLPKAPDSWNDVVAAFKQNHAGVIDALESARDDDVFGTVKFFTGPGAIGDVPKMDFLYFILSDQIHHRGQMTVYLRMAGGKVPSIYGPSADEPWF